TCGGACGGAACGGACCTCGCGCGTAAGCCCGATGGCAGCGGATCGAGCAAGAGCACCAGACCAAAGGGGATCAATGAAATACTGGGAACGATTCACCAGCTACAAACAGCGCGGCGAATGGGTCGAGCTGCAATTCATGGCACAAGCCGCCAAGCGCCTCTTCGACGTCAGCAAGCCCTGGGGAGACACTCGCGCCTACGACGTCGGCATCGAACACGCCCAGAACTTTCTCCGCGTGCAGGTCAAGTCCACCACCTACCGCGTCGGCGCCGGATACCTCTGCCAATTCAAGCCCAACTACCTGAAAGAAACCGATTACTCCCTCAAGCAGATCGACCTCTTCGCCGCCTACGTGATCCCCATGGACGCCTGGTATC
The Candidatus Sulfotelmatobacter sp. DNA segment above includes these coding regions:
- a CDS encoding group I intron-associated PD-(D/E)XK endonuclease; this translates as MKYWERFTSYKQRGEWVELQFMAQAAKRLFDVSKPWGDTRAYDVGIEHAQNFLRVQVKSTTYRVGAGYLCQFKPNYLKETDYSLKQIDLFAAYVIPMDAWYLIPAVLLLGKRRLTMAMLCPIVPPAKKACYRYECYREAWNLLKKSRSELAKYER